The genomic region CCCGTAATCATAATTATAAAACTCAATCGCACCGTCAACTGTAGAATTGACGTGATGCCCCGCAACCGATTCTTTTCCGACGCCCCTATGTCCCGACATTGCCAAAAAAACTCCTTTTGGCGTTGTTTTCGGTATCAGAATCAAAACAGGCATGTAGATATCTGGTTCCGTCTCTAGCAGAATTTTTTCAAAAGATATCCCGTCCGTATAAGGACCGGATTCCAGCATTTGAGGATTTAATTCTGTTCTATCCATCAAAGATAATCCCAAAAGATTACACAGGATATTTTTGCTGTTAATTTTCCATTTTTGAAAGTCCTCCAGCCCTTTTCCCAAAAAGCGGCTTTTCCGCGAATACTTATCATATTTGAGCAGCATACCCTTTAAGCTGTCATAATAAACGGTACTTTGCTGACTACTCATAGTTCACTTCCTTTTGATGATAAATGCATATCCATGCACGGGCGCAGCATTGCATACAAATTTATTTTACAGTTCACAAGCGGCCAGGCCGTTTGCCCTCTATTGCCAACCTTGCGATTTCATCCGGCATGATCGGGTCATAGGCTTTCATAAAGATACCGACTCTCGGACCACCGTGCCGCACTTTATTCGAATAGCACAGCCATTCGGCATAGGCCATCATACAGACGCCGACACCCTTTTGCTCATCCTCAACGACATCCTCAGAAATGTAGTACTCCGCCGAGCCGTCGCGTCGGAAATTGCCGTCCGGACCAAGGCCGGCGCCTTTACAGATTCCTCCAAGATGCAACTCGTCCCCTGCCAGTCGAAATTCATTCTTTTCCACACTCATTAAAACTTCGGCTCCCGTTCTGCCAAACTCCGCAGGCAGAAGACCGAACCTTGTTCCTTTCATCAGGCTGTAAGCGATCATCAGTGTTCCGCTGGTTTCAGGATAGTTGCCCTTCGTGTCCGGAAGAGCAGTGAGCTGCATAAACATACCGCTTTTATCATCCCGTCTTTTAATGACACCGGAAGCGCACTCCATATACAACTCACCCATGCGTTCTTTCAGTTTCCCATTGGGCATCATCGCATAGATATCCGCAAAGGCCATAAGATGCCAGCCAATTGCGCGTGTCCAGAAATTCGCGGAACAGCCCGTTTTTGGATTTGCCCAAAAAATATCCTTTGTAGCACAGAATGCATGATAGTACAACTTCTGTTTTTCATCGTAAAGATATTTCCTTGCATTTTCAAACTGCATAACAATATCGTCAAGACTGCCGTTGCTGAAGCGCAACTGATACATCGCATAGTACGGCAACGCCATGTACAGCCCGTCTAACCAGACTTGATTTGGATAGATTGCTTTATGCCAAAAGCTTCCGTGTTGAGTGCGCGGTTGTCGACGGATCTGTTCCATCAGAGTTTCGATTGCTATGAGATACTTTTCCTTTCCTGTCTTTTCGTGCAACAGGTATAGTACGCGCCCTGCCGGTATAAAATCCACATTATAATCTTCCATCCGGTAAAGGCGGATGTGTCCGTCCTCTTCGATATACCGATCCATAAATGTCTTGATGCAATCAAAGTAGGTCTCGTCTCCGGTTGACTCATAAAGAGCATTTAAACCGATCAACACACAACCGTCTTCGTAATTCCAGACATTCCTGTCTGTGTTTGCAAAAAGTCCGGCGTATTCCTTTAGATAGTACTCCATCAGCATGCCGCTCAATCTCCTTTTGTATTTTGTCCGCCTTGTTTTATGCTGCGCCAACGCGCAAAAGAGTATTCTCCTCGATAATTGGACGAATTATAGGTCGGATATTTTTCAGGAATATACTCCTTATCGGTTGTGCTGCAGGGTCTGTCCTGTGTGTAGATATACATCTTTTTATGATCCCAGAGAACGATCTCATCACGCGCATCTCCGGTAATATTCAACACTTCGCAGCACATTTCCGGATGTCCGTCATCCGGAAAAACGACGACCCTGTCTCCTTCTCCGTCAAGCATTCCGCCGAGCTTAACATTACCGTTCAGCATAATCAGTTCCGTCCCGTCGCCCTGCCAATTGACCGGTGCGATGATATTTCCGTTTGTAGATGGCTCCATATGCCAAATCTCGCGGCCTTTCCCATCATACAGATAAATTATTCCTTGATTTTCCCAATAGGTTGTTGTGCATATTTCCAAGCCGGCCCTATCCGGACAGTAGTTGGCGGCGCTGATGCGCTGTGCGTGCCCGTTGATATGTCTGGTCAGGATATTACCCCTAGTGTCAACGATCATAAATCCTCGCCATCCTGAAACGATAGCGATCTGATCCTCGTTCATGTCCGGATCGAACCGTCCAATAATGATCTCGTCGGTATGATCGTCGGGAATCGGCAATTCCCAAAGGAGCTCTCCATCTGCAGAAATCATGTTATAGCAGCTGAAGATCTCATCTCTGCCGTCACCGTTAAAGTCGTATGCATACGGAAAATGCCCCGTATTGTTATGACAGAATTTCCAGATCGGTTCCAACCGATCGTTGTAAACGTATAGTCTAGCATATCGATCCTTTATGAGAATATCGCTTGGCCGATCCTTGCCTGAGACATTGACGATACGGATGGCATCCACATTCAGGCGGTCAAACGCATGTTTTTTGAATTCTATTCCTTGGATCTCTGAGGGGTCTTCCGTGTTAAACGGTACGTCTATCCATTGAATCGTTTTTCCCGTTCGCCCGTCAAGGATCATCAGCTTGAAATCGCGAGCTAGGATCACTTCATCGAATCCGTCATTATTTATGTCATAGATCTGCATAGGCAGATCGCAGGTTGTATCCTGATTGTCTTCCAATTCGGAGGGTTCCCCCCATTGCCAAAGGATCTTTCCGCTTTCAAAGCTCACTGCGGTTAGACAGCTTATATTGCAATAGCGTTCTTTGTAAACGCGTTTTTGATGCTGCGCAATAAGGAAGAAGAGTTCATCCGTACCGGCGAGGTGACCGAATCGGATTTGGCGCGATGCACCGTAATTACCGAGATCAAAGATCTTATGTAGTTTCGGTTGGGCATAGCGGCTTCTTTTTTCGGCAAGAAGTTTAGAATACTTATCCCTGTGCGATAAAAGCTTCGCATACTGAAAATCCGAACATTCGACGCGAAGTCTACGATACTGCACCGGCATGAATGCGCCGAGTGCAATACAGCCATGGCGATAAGTTTCGTCGTGAATGAAAATCAGCTCTCTTCCATCCGCAAAGCAGCGAATTTCGTCTCCCGTTACAGAGACACTCAATGTGTGAAATATATCGCATGTATATTCAAAAGGCGCGGACGCAAGTATCATCCGTTCTGTTTTATCGACTTTTATCAGCTGTATCTCCTGATTGCACAGGAACAGCGCGTAATGATGCAAAGATGTTTGGTATCTGAACAAAAGGCCGACCTGATCCGTAGTGCAAAGGGCACGGATATCGGCTCTCAAGGTATAGTCTGCCCAATCTTTTTCTCCGGCAACCAACGTTGAGCAGACTTCGTGCGTCAGAGGGTTTCGGACACGCATCTGCTCCATAGAATGAGTTCCGTCTTCGTGCGTTACGATCCAGCTGGGACCGCGAAAAGCCCAGTTTGTGATAGGATCGTACCATCGGCCTGAATCGCCGGGTTTTACGCAATAGTGAAATTCACCCATGGCGGAATGTTCTCTGTCAAAAGGCAGCGGTCCTATCGGAAACGAGGAAAAATCATCCTCAAAAAGAATTACTGTCCGTTTCATCATTCCGGCTCCTTTTACATACAACTTTTCGGCATATGTTCGCTTTAAAACTCTTACAAATAATGGACGTCACAACCGACAGCAGCTTCACAGCGCAAATCTGAAACTCTTCTGTCAGCTGCAGCGTCCGCATCTGGGTTATTTAAACCACAGAGCAATGAAATTATCCCACAAGAATGACTCTTGTATAGCCGGATTAAAGGCTTGCCAGATATTCAGCTTGATATTCGTCGATCTGCTTTGCCCACTTGGCGCAACAGTCTTTAGCAGTCATATCCCCAAGAAGAACAGCCTGGAAGTCAGCGGTCATATCGGTGGTAATCATCGTGGAGAAATCGCTCAGCCAATAAGGGTTGAGGATCTGCATGTAGTTTTTATCCGTTAGATAATCGGCATAAAGCATCATGTTAACATTGTTCTTATACCAGTCCTGTTCAACAATCTGGGTGTTGCAGGGAACACGGCCCACCTTTTCGCAGAGACCGCCGTCGATCTCGGCACTCAGCATCCAATCGATCAGTTTCACGGCTCCGGTGTAGTCATGTTTAGGATTTTTGTTTTTAGCTATGCAGTATACGTTCGGCTGCAGACCGGAAGCATAGTAATGGCCGGCAGCATTGGCAAGAACGCGGGCAGAAGCAAAGTTTCCCTCGCCCAGATTTTTTCGGTGAGTGGATTCGGAAGAAGAATTGTGAACAATATACATAGAAACGCCGGAGCCGAACTCGGCAACGATCTCCGCATAGTTGTTGTTCACAGAGTCGCTGGAAACCCAGCCCTTTTTGTAGATGTCGGCATAGACATTGAGAGCTTCAACAAACCGGTCATCGCTGAGGATGCATTTGCCTTCTTTGTTGAACCAGCTGCCATTATAGCCGCAGCCGTCGGTATAGGTGAAAAGCCATGCCAGCAGGCTGTCATACGGGCGAACACCGCGAAGGCTGGCAAAGTAAGTACCTTTTCCCTTGTTTGCATACTTTTCGCAGAGAGCCAGGAACTCGGACTGTGTTGCCGGAGCGGCTTTAATTCCCATTTCCGCAAACTTGACTGTGTTGTACCAAGCAACCTCCTGATTGTATGCATACGGCAGACCGTAGATAGTTCCGTTCCCCAGAGAAATAAGGTTAGCCATGAGGTTTTCATCGATGTACTGATAGTTATCCATTCGATCAACCAGATCATTCAGCGGGAGCAGGGTATTCTGCGCGGTAAAGGTGGCAATGTTGGAAAAACCAAGGGACACGACGTCCGGCATGTTGTCGGTCATAACGGCCATTTGAAATTTTTCTTGGAAATCAGCAAACGCAAAACTGGTGTAAACAAAATTGTAATCATTCTGAGAAGCGTTCAGTTCGGCAAATTTGCCTTCGAAGTAGGCATCAGTTACCGGATCGGCAGAATGATACCATAAGTTGACAGTTTTCGGCTTTGCCCGGGAGCAAGCGGCCAGCACCAGCATGAGTGGCAGGGCAAGCAGAACAGAAACAGTCTTTTTCACGGTTAAGACCTCCTTAATCTTTATACTCTTCCTTATCCTTTGACTGCGCCGGCAGTTGCGCCTCCCGACAGGTGTTTCTGGATAAAGGCAAAGATCATGATAACTGGTACAAGTGCGACTACACAGCCGGCAGAAAGGCTGCCGTAATCCGTACCGTATTCTCCTTGGAACATCTTAAGTCCGAGCGGCAGCGTATAGACCGCTTTATCGGTAATGAACGCCGTCGCATAAACATACACATTCCAGGTATTGATGAACGCGTACGCACCGGTCGCAATGATGTTGGGTAGCATTGCCGGAAGCAGAATGAGGAAAATCGACCTGAGCAGTGTACAGCCGTCAATCTGCGCCGCTTCTTCAAGCGATACCGAAATAGAATTGAAATACCCCATCATCATGAACAGACAGAACGGCAGATTTGTGCAGGTGCAGACGATGATCAGAGAAATAAGATTATTGATAAGGTTCATGTTGTTCATCATCTGGAATAACGGAATCATCAGTACGACCGCCGGCAGCATCTGTGTAATAAGCAACAGAATATACATGAAAACCTTACCCTTGAACTTATAACGACTCATTGCATAACCGCCGAGCAACGACATCACTGTAACCAGAAATGTTGTTACCGACGCCACGATTACGCTGTTAACAAAGAATGTTCCGAAACCGAAGCGAGTAAACAGCCCTTGAAAGTTTGCCAGCGTGGGATTCAGAGGCCAATACAGGATAGGTGTGGCAAAAACCTCAATACTGCCCTTCAATGAAGTATTGATGATCCAATAGAACGGGAACAGCGTAAAGACTAGAAAAACTGCAAGAGGAATGTTTCGGAAAGCGATATCCGAAAGTTTTTTCTTCGTAGCGATTGTCATCCGTTTACACCGTCCTTTCCGAGCTTACCCAGAGTAATATAGACGAATGCAAGCAACATCATCATCGTTGTCGCGATCACAGCAAGGGTTGATGCATATCCGTAGTCAAACTCGCCGGAGAACTTGTTCATGATATACAGTGCGAGCGTTGTTGTGCCGCGGTTCGGGCCGCCGTCGGTCAAGCTTATGATGAGATCTACCGCATTGAAAGTCCAGATTGCCCGGAGCAGCGTCGTAAGAATAATGGTGTCTTTAATCATCGGTATGGTAATTGAAAAAAGCATACGGATAGGACCCGCGCCGTCTATAGTTACGGACTCGTAGAGATCGTCAGGGATGCTGGAAAGTGCGGATAGATAACTGATTGTAAAGAACGGAATCCCGCGCCACACATTGGAGAGTATAGCCGCAAACATCGCTTTACCCGGCGTAGAGAACCAGGACATATTTACGGAAATGATATTCAGACGCTTCAGTATGTCATTGAACACACCGAAGGTCTCACCGAGTATGAGCTTCCAGATGATGCCGACCATAACGCCCGCAACTGCCCACGGGACAAGTGCAAAGGCACGGATAATACCGCGCCCCTTGAATCGCTTGTTAAGCAAATACGCCAGCCAGAAGCCTAATACAGTCTGAAACAGGACACTGACTATAACCCACTTGGAAGTGTTGCTGAGAGTCTTTATAAACATTTTGTCTTTTGTAAAGATCTTAACGTAATTGGCAAAACCAACGAATGCGCGGGCATTCGGCCTGGTCGCCTTATAATTCTCAAGACTCATGGAAAAAACGCTGCAAATCGGATACAACATAAAGCAAACAATCATCAGTACTACAGGGAGCAGCAAAAGATACGGCGTAAGTTCTTTACGAAACACTCTGGAACTCCGCAACCGGTTTACGTTAATGGTTTTTTCGTTCATCGACATTACCCCTTTGCACGTAATTGTATATTTGTATTTGGCTGATACTTCATATTACAAATCGAACAAGCGCCTTTTCTTAATTTATTTTAATTGCTTTTATCAATACCGTCTAATACCAATAGTATTATCTCATCATAACTCACATCTTATGATATTCTTTACATTCTTTTTCTCTCTATGATATGATTGAAATATGGATGGATGTACATGCATAAGCGGGATTACGAACAGCTGAACTATCTGATTACTCTTGCAGAAGAACTGAATATCACCCGTGCGGCAGAGCGGCTTTACATCTCACAACCTGCGCTGACTTCCTATCTGAACCGACTGGAGGCAAGCTTAGGAGTAAGGCTCTTAGACCGAAGCAAATCTCCTTTGCGCATAACTCCTGCCGGGCAGCAATACATCACGAT from Treponema parvum harbors:
- a CDS encoding glycoside hydrolase family 88/105 protein; amino-acid sequence: MLMEYYLKEYAGLFANTDRNVWNYEDGCVLIGLNALYESTGDETYFDCIKTFMDRYIEEDGHIRLYRMEDYNVDFIPAGRVLYLLHEKTGKEKYLIAIETLMEQIRRQPRTQHGSFWHKAIYPNQVWLDGLYMALPYYAMYQLRFSNGSLDDIVMQFENARKYLYDEKQKLYYHAFCATKDIFWANPKTGCSANFWTRAIGWHLMAFADIYAMMPNGKLKERMGELYMECASGVIKRRDDKSGMFMQLTALPDTKGNYPETSGTLMIAYSLMKGTRFGLLPAEFGRTGAEVLMSVEKNEFRLAGDELHLGGICKGAGLGPDGNFRRDGSAEYYISEDVVEDEQKGVGVCMMAYAEWLCYSNKVRHGGPRVGIFMKAYDPIMPDEIARLAIEGKRPGRL
- a CDS encoding extracellular solute-binding protein, giving the protein MKKTVSVLLALPLMLVLAACSRAKPKTVNLWYHSADPVTDAYFEGKFAELNASQNDYNFVYTSFAFADFQEKFQMAVMTDNMPDVVSLGFSNIATFTAQNTLLPLNDLVDRMDNYQYIDENLMANLISLGNGTIYGLPYAYNQEVAWYNTVKFAEMGIKAAPATQSEFLALCEKYANKGKGTYFASLRGVRPYDSLLAWLFTYTDGCGYNGSWFNKEGKCILSDDRFVEALNVYADIYKKGWVSSDSVNNNYAEIVAEFGSGVSMYIVHNSSSESTHRKNLGEGNFASARVLANAAGHYYASGLQPNVYCIAKNKNPKHDYTGAVKLIDWMLSAEIDGGLCEKVGRVPCNTQIVEQDWYKNNVNMMLYADYLTDKNYMQILNPYWLSDFSTMITTDMTADFQAVLLGDMTAKDCCAKWAKQIDEYQAEYLASL
- a CDS encoding carbohydrate ABC transporter permease translates to MTIATKKKLSDIAFRNIPLAVFLVFTLFPFYWIINTSLKGSIEVFATPILYWPLNPTLANFQGLFTRFGFGTFFVNSVIVASVTTFLVTVMSLLGGYAMSRYKFKGKVFMYILLLITQMLPAVVLMIPLFQMMNNMNLINNLISLIIVCTCTNLPFCLFMMMGYFNSISVSLEEAAQIDGCTLLRSIFLILLPAMLPNIIATGAYAFINTWNVYVYATAFITDKAVYTLPLGLKMFQGEYGTDYGSLSAGCVVALVPVIMIFAFIQKHLSGGATAGAVKG
- a CDS encoding carbohydrate ABC transporter permease, with amino-acid sequence MNEKTINVNRLRSSRVFRKELTPYLLLLPVVLMIVCFMLYPICSVFSMSLENYKATRPNARAFVGFANYVKIFTKDKMFIKTLSNTSKWVIVSVLFQTVLGFWLAYLLNKRFKGRGIIRAFALVPWAVAGVMVGIIWKLILGETFGVFNDILKRLNIISVNMSWFSTPGKAMFAAILSNVWRGIPFFTISYLSALSSIPDDLYESVTIDGAGPIRMLFSITIPMIKDTIILTTLLRAIWTFNAVDLIISLTDGGPNRGTTTLALYIMNKFSGEFDYGYASTLAVIATTMMMLLAFVYITLGKLGKDGVNG